In a genomic window of Roseimicrobium gellanilyticum:
- a CDS encoding helix-turn-helix domain-containing protein — MSKELVRKLKAARELVGETQVVFATRLGVPTRTLIGWENDQRTPRGLALEALNAKLDAILKGKK; from the coding sequence ATGTCAAAAGAGCTAGTGCGCAAGCTGAAAGCCGCCCGCGAACTGGTGGGCGAAACGCAGGTAGTGTTCGCCACAAGGCTGGGCGTGCCAACACGCACGCTGATAGGCTGGGAGAACGACCAGCGAACACCCCGAGGCCTCGCCCTGGAAGCCCTCAACGCAAAGCTGGACGCCATCCTAAAGGGAAAGAAGTAA